The Hemiscyllium ocellatum isolate sHemOce1 chromosome 22, sHemOce1.pat.X.cur, whole genome shotgun sequence genome includes a region encoding these proteins:
- the mmp21 gene encoding matrix metallopeptidase-21 isoform X3, which produces MRLVLYLSVFWLTVGHCEKLFHNRDYSDISSSSQHQARPIRNQAAAEEYLRKYGWTDQINWKNIQRQKTENSAGEHRAPQDWLDRIKEGSSASKQWQQSQAESTTTPAYIEALKQFQKANGIPVTGELNKATQEAMNKPRCGVPDRVMSESTLMDNETHDILNQTSDLNKTTDTNGGTNMIGTSKVRKKRFLEILLSPSQREVPVGPDLFNGAPKMAFSKAKLTWRLMGEGYSNQLSVEEQKHVLRMAFRMWSEVIPLEFEEDNHSPASMVDIKLGFGTGRHMGCTRTFDGNGQEFAHAWQFGDIHFDDDDHFTTPNNGNGINLLKVAVHELGHVLGLPHIYRMGSVMQPSYIPQDLMFELDWLDRKAIQQLYGTQFWRYDNENDQAYTEDAEGKKYPKLISEGFPGVQGPIDTAFYNKMDQNIYFFKSSNVITFNVNTNQIIGYPKRIIDVFPPVVQNDHPIENLNAVYYSYHYQSIFFFKSNLFWKVVNDWDKKQNPLLPINGLMPKKNISDQWFDICDVHYSMLNKN; this is translated from the exons ATGCGGCTCGTCTTATACCTGAGCGTGTTCTGGCTCACTGTGGGGCACTGTGAGAAACTGTTTCATAATCGCGATTACTCGGACATCTCCTCATCCTCACAACACCAGGCACGTCCCATCCGGAACCAAGCTGCGGCTGAG gAATACCTGCGTAAATATGGATGGACAGATCAAATAAACTGGAAGAACATTCAACGCCAGAAAACTGAGAACTCTGCAGGTGAACACCGAGCTCCGCAAGATTGGTTGGATCGGATCAAGGAAGGCTCCTCAGCTTCCAAACAATGGCAACAATCTCAAGCTGAGTCCACGACAACCCCTGCTTACATTGAAGCTTTAAAACAGTTCCAGAAGGCCAACGGGATCCCGGTGACTGGAGAGCTAAACAAAGCCACCCAGGAAGCTATGAACAAACCGCGATGTGGGGTCCCCGATAGAGTGATGTCTGAAAGTACTTTGATGGATAATGAGACACACGATATTCTCAACCAAACCTCTGATCTCAACAAAACAACTGACACCAATGGTGGTACCAACATGATTGGAACCTCCAAAGTTCGCAAGAAGCGATTTTTAGagatcctgctttctcccagtcAGCGAGAGGTGCCTGTTGGCCCGGACTTGTTTAACGGAGCACCGAAAATGGCCTTTTCTAAAGCAAAACTTACGTGGCGCCTGATGGGAGAAGGCTATAGCAACCAACTCTCTGTTGAAGAACAGAAACATGTGCTCAGAATGGCTTTTAGGATGTGGAGTGAAGTAATTCCTCTAGAGTTTGAAGAAGACAACCATTCTCCTGCGTCAATGGTTGACATCAAACTTGGCTTTGGGACAG GTCGACATATGGGCTGCACACGAACATTTGATGGCAATGGACAGGAATTTGCTCATGCTTGGCAATTTGGTGACATTCATTTTGATGATGATGACCATTTTACAACACCAAACAATGGGAATGGAATTAACCTACTGAAG GTGGCTGTCCATGAATTAGGTCATGTACTGGGTTTACCTCATATCTACAGAATGGGCTCAGTGATGCAGCCCAGCTACATTCCACAAGATTTGATGTTTGAGCTGGATTGGCTTGACAGGAAAGCGATTCAGCAACTCTATG GTACCCAATTTTGGCGATATGACAATGAAAATGATCAAGCATACACGGAGGATGCAGAGGGAAAGAAATATCCCAAATTAATTTCTGAAGGTTTTCCAGGTGTTCAAGGTCCAATTGATACTGCTTTTTACAATAAAATGGACCAAAATATATATTTCTTCAAAAGTTCAAAT GTGATCACTTTCAATGTGAATACTAACCAGATTATAGGATATCCAAAAAGAATTATAGACGTATTTCCACCAGTTGTACAGAATGATCATCCCATTGAAAATCTGAATGCTGTGTACTACTCATACCACTACCAGTCCATATTTTTCTTCAAAAGTAATTTATTTTGGAAAGTGGTCAATGACTGGGATAAAAAGCAGAACCCATTATTGCCAATAAATGGTCTAATGCCTAAGAAAAATATATCAGATCAGTGGTTTGATATTTGTGATGTCCATTATTCAATGTTGAATAAGAATTAA
- the mmp21 gene encoding matrix metallopeptidase-21 isoform X1, translating to MRLVLYLSVFWLTVGHCEKLFHNRDYSDISSSSQHQARPIRNQAAAEEYLRKYGWTDQINWKNIQRQKTENSAGEHRAPQDWLDRIKEGSSASKQWQQSQAESTTTPAYIEALKQFQKANGIPVTGELNKATQEAMNKPRCGVPDRVMSESTLMDNETHDILNQTSDLNKTTDTNGGTNMIGTSKVRKKRFLEILLSPSQREVPVGPDLFNGAPKMAFSKAKLTWRLMGEGYSNQLSVEEQKHVLRMAFRMWSEVIPLEFEEDNHSPASMVDIKLGFGTGRHMGCTRTFDGNGQEFAHAWQFGDIHFDDDDHFTTPNNGNGINLLKVAVHELGHVLGLPHIYRMGSVMQPSYIPQDLMFELDWLDRKAIQQLYGVCKSPFDTVFDWIHSEKNEYGETIIQFNTYFFRNNLYWLYENRNNRTRYGDPIPLSVGWQGIPSSGIDAFVHIWTWTRDAIYFFKGTQFWRYDNENDQAYTEDAEGKKYPKLISEGFPGVQGPIDTAFYNKMDQNIYFFKSSNVITFNVNTNQIIGYPKRIIDVFPPVVQNDHPIENLNAVYYSYHYQSIFFFKSNLFWKVVNDWDKKQNPLLPINGLMPKKNISDQWFDICDVHYSMLNKN from the exons ATGCGGCTCGTCTTATACCTGAGCGTGTTCTGGCTCACTGTGGGGCACTGTGAGAAACTGTTTCATAATCGCGATTACTCGGACATCTCCTCATCCTCACAACACCAGGCACGTCCCATCCGGAACCAAGCTGCGGCTGAG gAATACCTGCGTAAATATGGATGGACAGATCAAATAAACTGGAAGAACATTCAACGCCAGAAAACTGAGAACTCTGCAGGTGAACACCGAGCTCCGCAAGATTGGTTGGATCGGATCAAGGAAGGCTCCTCAGCTTCCAAACAATGGCAACAATCTCAAGCTGAGTCCACGACAACCCCTGCTTACATTGAAGCTTTAAAACAGTTCCAGAAGGCCAACGGGATCCCGGTGACTGGAGAGCTAAACAAAGCCACCCAGGAAGCTATGAACAAACCGCGATGTGGGGTCCCCGATAGAGTGATGTCTGAAAGTACTTTGATGGATAATGAGACACACGATATTCTCAACCAAACCTCTGATCTCAACAAAACAACTGACACCAATGGTGGTACCAACATGATTGGAACCTCCAAAGTTCGCAAGAAGCGATTTTTAGagatcctgctttctcccagtcAGCGAGAGGTGCCTGTTGGCCCGGACTTGTTTAACGGAGCACCGAAAATGGCCTTTTCTAAAGCAAAACTTACGTGGCGCCTGATGGGAGAAGGCTATAGCAACCAACTCTCTGTTGAAGAACAGAAACATGTGCTCAGAATGGCTTTTAGGATGTGGAGTGAAGTAATTCCTCTAGAGTTTGAAGAAGACAACCATTCTCCTGCGTCAATGGTTGACATCAAACTTGGCTTTGGGACAG GTCGACATATGGGCTGCACACGAACATTTGATGGCAATGGACAGGAATTTGCTCATGCTTGGCAATTTGGTGACATTCATTTTGATGATGATGACCATTTTACAACACCAAACAATGGGAATGGAATTAACCTACTGAAG GTGGCTGTCCATGAATTAGGTCATGTACTGGGTTTACCTCATATCTACAGAATGGGCTCAGTGATGCAGCCCAGCTACATTCCACAAGATTTGATGTTTGAGCTGGATTGGCTTGACAGGAAAGCGATTCAGCAACTCTATG GTGTGTGCAAAAGTCCTTTCGACACAGTGTTTGACTGGATTCATAGCGAGAAGAATGAATATGGGGAGACAATAATTCAATTTAACACATACTTCTTCAGAAATAACTTGTATTGGCTTTATGAAAATCGTAACAATCGAACACGCTATGGAGATCCCATTCCACTCTCAGTTGGTTGGCAAGGAATCCCAAGTAGTGGCATTGATGCTTTTGTACATATATGGACATGGACAAGAGATGCCATCTATTTCTTCAAAG GTACCCAATTTTGGCGATATGACAATGAAAATGATCAAGCATACACGGAGGATGCAGAGGGAAAGAAATATCCCAAATTAATTTCTGAAGGTTTTCCAGGTGTTCAAGGTCCAATTGATACTGCTTTTTACAATAAAATGGACCAAAATATATATTTCTTCAAAAGTTCAAAT GTGATCACTTTCAATGTGAATACTAACCAGATTATAGGATATCCAAAAAGAATTATAGACGTATTTCCACCAGTTGTACAGAATGATCATCCCATTGAAAATCTGAATGCTGTGTACTACTCATACCACTACCAGTCCATATTTTTCTTCAAAAGTAATTTATTTTGGAAAGTGGTCAATGACTGGGATAAAAAGCAGAACCCATTATTGCCAATAAATGGTCTAATGCCTAAGAAAAATATATCAGATCAGTGGTTTGATATTTGTGATGTCCATTATTCAATGTTGAATAAGAATTAA
- the mmp21 gene encoding matrix metallopeptidase-21 isoform X2, whose amino-acid sequence MGLQFQEYLRKYGWTDQINWKNIQRQKTENSAGEHRAPQDWLDRIKEGSSASKQWQQSQAESTTTPAYIEALKQFQKANGIPVTGELNKATQEAMNKPRCGVPDRVMSESTLMDNETHDILNQTSDLNKTTDTNGGTNMIGTSKVRKKRFLEILLSPSQREVPVGPDLFNGAPKMAFSKAKLTWRLMGEGYSNQLSVEEQKHVLRMAFRMWSEVIPLEFEEDNHSPASMVDIKLGFGTGRHMGCTRTFDGNGQEFAHAWQFGDIHFDDDDHFTTPNNGNGINLLKVAVHELGHVLGLPHIYRMGSVMQPSYIPQDLMFELDWLDRKAIQQLYGVCKSPFDTVFDWIHSEKNEYGETIIQFNTYFFRNNLYWLYENRNNRTRYGDPIPLSVGWQGIPSSGIDAFVHIWTWTRDAIYFFKGTQFWRYDNENDQAYTEDAEGKKYPKLISEGFPGVQGPIDTAFYNKMDQNIYFFKSSNVITFNVNTNQIIGYPKRIIDVFPPVVQNDHPIENLNAVYYSYHYQSIFFFKSNLFWKVVNDWDKKQNPLLPINGLMPKKNISDQWFDICDVHYSMLNKN is encoded by the exons ATGGGGCTGCAGTTTCAG gAATACCTGCGTAAATATGGATGGACAGATCAAATAAACTGGAAGAACATTCAACGCCAGAAAACTGAGAACTCTGCAGGTGAACACCGAGCTCCGCAAGATTGGTTGGATCGGATCAAGGAAGGCTCCTCAGCTTCCAAACAATGGCAACAATCTCAAGCTGAGTCCACGACAACCCCTGCTTACATTGAAGCTTTAAAACAGTTCCAGAAGGCCAACGGGATCCCGGTGACTGGAGAGCTAAACAAAGCCACCCAGGAAGCTATGAACAAACCGCGATGTGGGGTCCCCGATAGAGTGATGTCTGAAAGTACTTTGATGGATAATGAGACACACGATATTCTCAACCAAACCTCTGATCTCAACAAAACAACTGACACCAATGGTGGTACCAACATGATTGGAACCTCCAAAGTTCGCAAGAAGCGATTTTTAGagatcctgctttctcccagtcAGCGAGAGGTGCCTGTTGGCCCGGACTTGTTTAACGGAGCACCGAAAATGGCCTTTTCTAAAGCAAAACTTACGTGGCGCCTGATGGGAGAAGGCTATAGCAACCAACTCTCTGTTGAAGAACAGAAACATGTGCTCAGAATGGCTTTTAGGATGTGGAGTGAAGTAATTCCTCTAGAGTTTGAAGAAGACAACCATTCTCCTGCGTCAATGGTTGACATCAAACTTGGCTTTGGGACAG GTCGACATATGGGCTGCACACGAACATTTGATGGCAATGGACAGGAATTTGCTCATGCTTGGCAATTTGGTGACATTCATTTTGATGATGATGACCATTTTACAACACCAAACAATGGGAATGGAATTAACCTACTGAAG GTGGCTGTCCATGAATTAGGTCATGTACTGGGTTTACCTCATATCTACAGAATGGGCTCAGTGATGCAGCCCAGCTACATTCCACAAGATTTGATGTTTGAGCTGGATTGGCTTGACAGGAAAGCGATTCAGCAACTCTATG GTGTGTGCAAAAGTCCTTTCGACACAGTGTTTGACTGGATTCATAGCGAGAAGAATGAATATGGGGAGACAATAATTCAATTTAACACATACTTCTTCAGAAATAACTTGTATTGGCTTTATGAAAATCGTAACAATCGAACACGCTATGGAGATCCCATTCCACTCTCAGTTGGTTGGCAAGGAATCCCAAGTAGTGGCATTGATGCTTTTGTACATATATGGACATGGACAAGAGATGCCATCTATTTCTTCAAAG GTACCCAATTTTGGCGATATGACAATGAAAATGATCAAGCATACACGGAGGATGCAGAGGGAAAGAAATATCCCAAATTAATTTCTGAAGGTTTTCCAGGTGTTCAAGGTCCAATTGATACTGCTTTTTACAATAAAATGGACCAAAATATATATTTCTTCAAAAGTTCAAAT GTGATCACTTTCAATGTGAATACTAACCAGATTATAGGATATCCAAAAAGAATTATAGACGTATTTCCACCAGTTGTACAGAATGATCATCCCATTGAAAATCTGAATGCTGTGTACTACTCATACCACTACCAGTCCATATTTTTCTTCAAAAGTAATTTATTTTGGAAAGTGGTCAATGACTGGGATAAAAAGCAGAACCCATTATTGCCAATAAATGGTCTAATGCCTAAGAAAAATATATCAGATCAGTGGTTTGATATTTGTGATGTCCATTATTCAATGTTGAATAAGAATTAA